A part of Periplaneta americana isolate PAMFEO1 chromosome 17, P.americana_PAMFEO1_priV1, whole genome shotgun sequence genomic DNA contains:
- the LOC138692756 gene encoding odorant receptor 10-like, which yields MVQTDAVHYLSLNLRLMTVVGMWPHGPSRIRPVLQCVTHVLVLCMLAFWLGLVSLAVSMRHDSEVLMGCIGLVCGYFVSTFKWITLVSNRRRLQRVVASLSECLALGAASDPSDGAEDFERVTRATNTRARITAVCWFLCISYVATYFSLIPLTMNGTRVEVPIPDEKTDCYRNETSCNSTRVAQYQELYFLPFGAWPFVDTSRSPQYGLLYTLQATGCISHGWTHSASDCFFLFFVMFVCGQFEFLNKTIRQAGYARSVERQTEDATGKTQGQYSDLANCIRHHQLLLSIVNDFNSIYSPLMLVQFVNTIFSLCTFAFEASNLKSDDSKLASMMGFLVATMLQLYLFCKVGSKLTVLSLLVADSCYESDWVDKPKYWKKSVEIVIMRAQKPLILTGGPFYVITYETFLAQMQMAFSYFTVLRNLHDVEE from the exons ATGGTACAAACAGACGCCGTGCACTATCTTAGCCTGAACCTGCGCCTGATGACCGTGGTGGGTATGTGGCCCCACGGCCCCAGCAGAATCCGCCCCGTGCTGCAGTGCGTCACGCACGTGCTGGTGCTTTGCATGCTGGCCTTCTGGCTGGGGCTGGTGTCGCTGGCCGTCAGCATGCGCCACGACTCCGAGGTGCTGATGGGCTGCATCGGCCTCGTCTGCGGCTACTTCGTGTCCACCTTCAAATGGATCACGCTGGTTAGCAATCGGCGGCGCTTGCAGCGCGTCGTAGCGTCGCTGTCAGAGTGTCTGGCGCTGGGAGCAGCGTCCGATCCCTCGGATGGCGCCGAGGACTTCGAGCGCGTCACAAGAGCCACCAATACCCGCGCCAGAATTACGGCAGTCTGCTGGTTCCTTTGTATCTCATACGTTGCAACGTACTTTTCGCTCATCCCCCTAACCATGAACGGCACGCGGGTGGAGGTTCCTATTCCAGACGAGAAGACAGATTGTTACAGGAATGAAACTTCATGCAACTCCACCAG GGTTGCACAATATCAGGAGTTATACTTTCTTCCGTTCGGCGCATGGCCGTTCGTGGACACGTCGCGTTCGCCTCAGTACGGGCTGCTGTACACCCTGCAAGCCACGGGCTGCATATCACACGGCTGGACGCATTCGGCAAGCGATTGCTTCTTCCTGTTCTTCGTCATGTTTGTCTGCGGCCAATTCGAGTTCCTTAACAAGACCATCCGCCAGGCGGGGTACGCGCGGTCAGTGGAGAGGCAGACGGAAGACGCTACTGGGAAGACTCAGGGGCAATATTCTGACTTGGCAAACTGCATCCGTCATCATCAGCTGCTGCTCAG CATCGTCAATGATTTCAACTCCATCTACTCGCCTCTGATGTTAGTGCAATTCGTCAATACAATCTTCTCGCTCTGCACGTTCGCCTTCGAAGCCAGCAAC TTGAAGAGTGACGACTCCAAGCTGGCCAGCATGATGGGATTTCTAGTGGCCACTATGCTACAGCTCTATCTTTTCTGCAAAGTTGGCAGTAAGCTCACAGTATTG AGTTTGCTCGTGGCGGACTCGTGCTATGAAAGCGATTGGGTTGACAAGCCAAAGTACTGGAAGAAGTCGGTAGAGATCGTCATAATGAGAGCCCAGAAGCCTTTGATTCTCACCGGCGGTCCTTTCTATGTCATCACGTACGAGACATTTTTGGCA CAAATGCAGATGGCATTTTCCTACTTCACTGTGCTGCGAAATCTACACGACGTAGAAGAATAG